In the Actinomycetota bacterium genome, GCGACGTCGTCGCGGAGGACCGGGTGCCCGGGTCGTGGGACGACGACGAGGCGGACCTCGCGCCGCGTCGCCTCGACCCCCGCCTCCCCGTCGGGATACCACGAAGGGTCCTCGAGCCGGGGAAGCTTGTCCGAGCCCACCACGAACACGATCGGCCGGTCCGAGGCGCGAGTCATCTCGAGGTACGTCCCCCTGTTGCAGACCGCGAAACCGAGATCGTGGTCGTCGGCGAGCCCCTGCAGCAGGAGGAGCCTGTCCTCCATGGGGAGCAGGAGATCGGGCGGCCTGTCCAGGAGGACCTTCGTGAGCAGCAGCGAGCCCGGGAGACCGGTCCACCGGGCGGCCGCAGCCAGCACCTGCAGGTGAGCGTTCGTGGGAGGGTCGAAGGCCCCGGCCAGCGCGACCGTCGTCCCGTCTCCCGCTGGGGACCGCAGCCAGACGAGCCGCGGCGGTCCCGCCGGGTCGAGCTCGGCGAACGAGCGGGTGGGGTCCATCCCACATCGTAGGTACCGTAGGGAGGTGCGCGCGGTGGGACGGGTGTTCGGACGTGACGGACGCGACGAGTCGGCTGGCCCGGCGGCGGCCGAGCTCGTGGTCGTGGACGAGCGGGTCCTGGCGGGCGGCGGCGGTCCGGACGCGGCCTGGCTCTGCGCCAGGCTGTCCGGCGCGGGGGTCCCCGCCTCCCGCCTGACCGTCCTGCCGCCGGAGGTCACCGTCCTGTCCCGGGAGGTGGCCGCGGCGCTCGTCCGGTCGCCGTCCGTCCTCGTCGTCGTGGGAGACGGACCGGTCCACGAGGCGGTCGGGATGGCGGCCGGGCTCCCGATGGTGCCGGAGCCGGACGAGCATGGAGGGCAGGAGCTCGAGCTCCCCGCCGGCGCGGCCCCGATCCCCAACCCGGCTGGGGGGAGGCCCGGGGTCATCGTCGAGTCGCGGGGGACGCTCGTCGTATGCCTCCCCGGCGACGACGCGCAGCTCCGCGCGATGTGGTCCGGACCGGTGGCGGAGGTCCTGCACATCAGGCTCGGACCCGCCGACGATGGGAACCCCCCTCCAGCGCAGGACGTTTCCGGTCGATAGGGAGGTTGGGAGCTTGGACCTCAGAGCGAGCACGGACGCGATCCGGGGCCTGGTCGAGAACGTCGAACGGGTCATCACCGGCAAGCGCACGGCGGTCGAGTTGGCCGCCGTGTCGTTCTTCGCCGACCTGCACCTGCTGATCGACGACGTCCCCGGCGTGGGCAAGACGATGCTCGCCCGGGCCGTGGCCAGGTCGATCGACGGGACGTTCAAGCGGGTGCAGGCGACGGCGGACCTGCTCCCCGGCGACATCACCGGGTCGACCGTGTACGAGCAGTCGTCGGGGGCGTTCCACTTCGTGCCGGGACCCGTCTTCGCCAACGTCGTGCTCGTGGACGAGATCAACCGGGCGACCCCGAAGGCGCAGTCCGCGCTGATGGAGGTGATGGAGGAGCAGTCGGTCACCGTGGACGGCGTGCTGCACGAGGTCCCCGAGCCCTTCTACGTCGTCGCCACGCGCAACCCGGTGGAGCACCACGGCACGTTCCCGCTGCCGGAGGGCGAGCTCGACCGGTTCGGGCTCTCGATCGGGCTCGGCTACCCGGACGCCCGAGCCGAGCGCAGCGTGATCGTGTCGCAGATGGACCACCACCCGATCGACACGCTCGAGCCTGTCCTGTCGGCGAGCGATGTGACCGCGCACCGGGAGGCCGTCCGCAGCGTCCACGTCGAGGAGAGCGTGCTCGACTACCTGCTCGCCATCGTGCGCGCGACGCGCGAGCACCCCGAGATCGCCCTGGGGGCTTCCCCGCGTGGTTCGCTCGCGCTCACCCGGGCGGCTCAGTCGTACGCGGTGCTGCGCGGACGCGACTACGTCCTCCCGGACGACGTGAAGCTCATGGCTCCCGCGGCGCTGGGTCATCGGTTGGTGCTGACCTCGGACCGCTCCGCGGAGCGGACCGCCGGCGAGGCCATCATCGAGACGATCCTCGCCCGGACCCCCGCCCCCGTGGCGCTGGGACCCTCCGCGTGAGGGTCCGGCCGACGAAGATCGCCTTCGGTCTGGTCGGCGGCGCGGTCATCCTCTTCGGCGTCGGCACGAACGTGCAGGCGGGGTGGGTGCTCGTCCTCGCCGCGATGCTGCTCGGGATCTGTGCGGCCGGTGCGGTGCTGCCGTTCGTGGCGCTGCGTGGGGTGGTGGTGGAGCGCGAGGCGCCGGCCACCGCGCGGGCGGGGGAAGCCGTCCCCGTCTCGGTGACGGTCCGCAACGCCTCCCGCGGGCTGCGCGGCCTCGTCGGCGTGCGCGACTCCTTCTGTGGCGAGGGCTGGGCGGTGGTGGACGTCCTGCGCCCGGGCCAGGCACGCCGGTTCACCGACCGGCGCACGGGTGCCCGCCGGGGCGTCTACACGGGGGGGCCGGTCGGCCTGGCGACCGGAGCCCCGTTCGGCGTCGCGGTCGCGTGGAAGGACATAGAGGTCGCCACGACCACCGTCGTCCACCCGCGCGTCTTCCCGGCGCGGGTCCCGGACGCGCTCGGGAGGACGGCGGTCGCGGTCCGGACGCCCTCCGGCGACATCTCGGGGGTCCGGGAGTACCGGTCCGGCGACCAGCTCCGCCACGTGCACTGGCGGTCCACCGCCCGCCGGGGCGAGCTCGTCGTCCGCGAGTTCACCGAGGAGGACCGGGGAGACCTGACGATCGTGGTGGACGCCCCCCACGACCCCGACACCGCCGACGCCGTCGCATCCGTCGCCTGCTCGATCGCTCGCGCAGCGCTGGGGCGAGGGCGGGAGGTCGAGCTGCGGTCGGGGGCCGGGACGGTCTCCGCCACCTCGCCCGCCGTGGCCGACGACTGGGGAGCCCGGCTGCAGCCGGGGGGACCCGGCGTGGAGGAGCTCTTGGCCCGGGGCGTGCGGGACGCACTCGTCGTCGTGATCGCCGCCGAGGAGCGCAACGCCGCCGCGGTGAGCCGGCTGACCGCGATGTCCCCCTCGGTCGTGGTGCTGGTCGACCCGGACGGGAGGGAGGGAGCCCGGCGTGTGGCCGCGTCCTTCGGAGCGACCCTCTCCGCGTCCGGACACGACGTCCAGGTGATCCCGGTGGCCGAGGACCTCTCTCCGTGGCTGCGTTGATCGCGCGCCTGCGGCGGACCACCCCGCCCACCGACGCGATCCCCTTCCGCGTCGCGGTATGCCTGACCGTCGTCGTCTCGGTAGGCGCCGCCCTGGGCCAGCAGGCCGTCCCGACCATGAGCGCCGTCGTCGCGCTGGTCGCCGTCCCCGGCGGGTTCGTCCTCTCCTACAAGCGGCGGGGCCACCGCAACGTCCTGCTGAAGCTAGGGCTCGCCGCCGGGCTGTTCGCGGCCTTCGCGAACTTCCTGTCGGACGTGCAGGGAGCGATCTCCGTCGATGAGACGCGGATGCCGCTCGCCGAGCTGTTCGTGTGGGTGCAGGTGCTGCACAGCCTCGACGTCCCGCGCCGGCGCGACCTGGGGTTCTCGCTCGCGTCGAGCGTCTCGTTGATGGCGCTCGCCGGGTCGGTCTCGATCTCGACGGGATTCCTGCCCTACGCGGTCGCCTTCGGAGCGGCCTTCGCCGCCGCCCTCGCCCTCCGTCACCTGGCGCAGCTCCACGAGAGGGCGAGCGCCGCGACCGACCTCGGGGAGCCGAGCCGGGAGGAGGCGGTGGAGGTCACGCGAGTGAGCGCGCGGCCCCCCGGACGCAGCATCCTGCGCCCGGCCGCCGCGGTGGCAGGTGTGGTCCTGGCGTTCACCGGCCTGGCGTTCGTGGCCCTCCCGCGGTTCCCGGGCATCCAGGTGGCGACCCTCCCGGTGCAGCTCGCCAACAACACGCCGATCTCCCGCTTCACCGGGAGCGTGGTGAATCCGGGCCGGCAGGGGCAGCCGGAGGCTTCGCGAGGGGGCGGCTTCGCACCCGACGCCTACTTCGGGTACGGGGACGGTCTGGACCTGCGCACCCGCGGAAGGCTCTCGGAGGAGATGGTGTTCCGGGTCCGGGCGCCCGAGCCCGCGCTGTGGCGGGGCCAGGTCTACGACCGCTACGACGACGGGTACTGGTCCTCGACGGGCGAGGAGGAGACCGTCACCGCCCGGTCCGGGTTCGACCGGTCCATCCTCGTGCCCAGGCCGCCCGGCGAGGGTCCTCGGTTCCACGGCTCGACGCGGGAGCTCGTCCAGACCTTCTACGTGGAGCGTCCGCTCCCGAACCTCGTCTTCCACGCGGCCGAGGCGCGGGAGCTGTTCATCCCCTCCACGTCGGTGGAGGTGGACCCGTTCTCCTCGGTCCGGCTCCCGTTCCTGTTGGAGGAGGACACGATCTACTCGGTCATCAGCCGCATCTCGACCGCCGGACCGGACGACCTCCGCCTGGCCGCGGCGCCGGACACATCGGACCCTGCGCTGGCGAGGTACCTGACGACTCCGGACTCGCTCTCGCCCCGGGTGGCGCACCTCGCCCGCACGCTGACGGCGGACGCCCCCACGACCTATGACAAGGCCGAGGCGGTCGAGTCGTGGCTCAGGCGGACGAAGGCCTACCGGCTGGACATACCCCGCGACCCGCCCGGCGTCGACCCGCTCGAGGTGTTCCTGTTCGAACGCCATGAGGGGTTCTGCGAGCAGATCGCCACCGCGATGGCCGTGCTGCTGCGCGAAGCCGGGGTCCCGACCCGGCTCGTGGCCGGGTACGGGGCGGGTGAGCGCAACCCCTTCACCGGCTACTGGGAGGTCCGTAACTCGGACGCCCACGCGTGGGTGGAGGTCCTGTACCCCGGGTACGGCTGGATCCCGTACGACCCGACCTTCGGGGTGCCCGAGGCGCGCGCGACGAACACGAGGTTCATGCTCGAGCCCCTGCTGACCTTCGCCCGCCGGCTGCTCCCGGTGAGGGCGCTCGCCTGGGCGATGGAGCGGCTCGGCGGCGCCCTCGCCTCCGCCGCGGTGGTCCTGGTCCTCGTCCTCGCGGCGGCTTCCGTCCTGACCGTGCTCCGTCGGCGGACGAGAACGCGGTCCGCGGACACCCCCACCCACCGGGTCGTGTCCGCTTGGATGCGTGTGGAGGAAGCGCTCGCCCGGGAGGGGTGCGCCCGGGGGTCGAGCGAGACGCCCCTCGCCTTCTGCCGTCGAGCGTGCACGGTGGCCGAGGTCGAACCGGAACGCCTCCGCGCCTTCGGGGACCTGTTCGTCTCGCTGCGCTACGGCCGGGACACGCCGGCTCCCGAGGACATCCTCAGGCTGGAGCACATGGCGGACACGCTGGTCGGTGAGGTCCGGGCGAGCCGCCCATCGGCGTTCGCCACCGCCCGGCGCTAGCGCGGCGGGTCACCTCCCGCGTCTGGACCACTCCTTGGCCGCCTCGACCAGCTCGGCGTCCGACCACTCGCGCAACGGCCTCTTGTAGGAGAGCGCGGCGCCGACCACGCGCGTGGGAGCCGCCGGTACCTTCAGCTTCCGCCGCTTCATCTCCTTGATGAGCGGCGAACCCTCCCATGACGCCTTCACGCGCGCCTCCCGGCGCTTCGCGTACCCGGCCACGTGCTGGGCCTGGGCCAGCAGCCGGTCGTCGGGGAGCTTCGTGAGCTGGTCGACGACCTCCGGCGGCTGGTTCGCGTACGCCTCGGGAGGCGCGCTCTCGAGCCCCGGGGGCACCTTCAGCTTGCGCGACCTCAGGAGCGAGGCGAGGGCCTGGGGGAAGGTCTTCGGCTTCGTCGTGGCCATGTCCACAAGGATGGCACGGACGCGCGGCGGGGTCACGGCAGAGCGCGGGGGGCTAGGATCTACGTCCACGAGGGGGACGAGCCAGGAGGGGCGATGAGCACGCAGACCGACGTCGAGCTGATCCCGCGCGAGGTGCTGTTCGGCAACCCGACGCGCATCCAGCCTCGGCTCTCGCCGGACGGGACGCGTCTGGCCTACATCGCGCCGCACGAGGGGGTCCTCAACGTCTGGGTGCGGACCATCGGACAGAGCGACGACCGGGTGGTGACGAACGACCGGGACCGCGGGGTACTCGCTTACGGGTGGGCGGAGGACAACCAGCACATCGTGTACCCACAGGACCGAGGGGGCGACGAGAACCACCGCCTCTACTCCGTCCACCTCGAGACCGGGGAGACGCGCGACCTCACCCCCTTCGACAAGGTGCAGGTGCGCATCGTGGCGGACAGCAAGCACCAGCCGGACACCATCCTGCTCGCGATCAACAAGGACAAC is a window encoding:
- a CDS encoding MoxR family ATPase, which encodes MDLRASTDAIRGLVENVERVITGKRTAVELAAVSFFADLHLLIDDVPGVGKTMLARAVARSIDGTFKRVQATADLLPGDITGSTVYEQSSGAFHFVPGPVFANVVLVDEINRATPKAQSALMEVMEEQSVTVDGVLHEVPEPFYVVATRNPVEHHGTFPLPEGELDRFGLSIGLGYPDARAERSVIVSQMDHHPIDTLEPVLSASDVTAHREAVRSVHVEESVLDYLLAIVRATREHPEIALGASPRGSLALTRAAQSYAVLRGRDYVLPDDVKLMAPAALGHRLVLTSDRSAERTAGEAIIETILARTPAPVALGPSA
- a CDS encoding DUF58 domain-containing protein — protein: MRVRPTKIAFGLVGGAVILFGVGTNVQAGWVLVLAAMLLGICAAGAVLPFVALRGVVVEREAPATARAGEAVPVSVTVRNASRGLRGLVGVRDSFCGEGWAVVDVLRPGQARRFTDRRTGARRGVYTGGPVGLATGAPFGVAVAWKDIEVATTTVVHPRVFPARVPDALGRTAVAVRTPSGDISGVREYRSGDQLRHVHWRSTARRGELVVREFTEEDRGDLTIVVDAPHDPDTADAVASVACSIARAALGRGREVELRSGAGTVSATSPAVADDWGARLQPGGPGVEELLARGVRDALVVVIAAEERNAAAVSRLTAMSPSVVVLVDPDGREGARRVAASFGATLSASGHDVQVIPVAEDLSPWLR
- a CDS encoding transglutaminaseTgpA domain-containing protein, with the translated sequence MAALIARLRRTTPPTDAIPFRVAVCLTVVVSVGAALGQQAVPTMSAVVALVAVPGGFVLSYKRRGHRNVLLKLGLAAGLFAAFANFLSDVQGAISVDETRMPLAELFVWVQVLHSLDVPRRRDLGFSLASSVSLMALAGSVSISTGFLPYAVAFGAAFAAALALRHLAQLHERASAATDLGEPSREEAVEVTRVSARPPGRSILRPAAAVAGVVLAFTGLAFVALPRFPGIQVATLPVQLANNTPISRFTGSVVNPGRQGQPEASRGGGFAPDAYFGYGDGLDLRTRGRLSEEMVFRVRAPEPALWRGQVYDRYDDGYWSSTGEEETVTARSGFDRSILVPRPPGEGPRFHGSTRELVQTFYVERPLPNLVFHAAEARELFIPSTSVEVDPFSSVRLPFLLEEDTIYSVISRISTAGPDDLRLAAAPDTSDPALARYLTTPDSLSPRVAHLARTLTADAPTTYDKAEAVESWLRRTKAYRLDIPRDPPGVDPLEVFLFERHEGFCEQIATAMAVLLREAGVPTRLVAGYGAGERNPFTGYWEVRNSDAHAWVEVLYPGYGWIPYDPTFGVPEARATNTRFMLEPLLTFARRLLPVRALAWAMERLGGALASAAVVLVLVLAAASVLTVLRRRTRTRSADTPTHRVVSAWMRVEEALAREGCARGSSETPLAFCRRACTVAEVEPERLRAFGDLFVSLRYGRDTPAPEDILRLEHMADTLVGEVRASRPSAFATARR